In one window of Lampris incognitus isolate fLamInc1 chromosome 3, fLamInc1.hap2, whole genome shotgun sequence DNA:
- the dph5 gene encoding diphthine methyl ester synthase isoform X1, giving the protein MLYFVGLGLGNAKDITVKGLEVVRRCSRAYLEAYTSVLTVGKEALEEFYGRELILADRELVEQQAEEILKGADINDVAFLVVGDPFGATTHSDLVLRAVNAGIPYKVIHNASIMNAVGCCGLQLYNFGETVSIVFWTDTWKPESFYDKIRKNRAMGMHSLCLLDIKVKEQTIENLMRGRKIYEPPWYMTVNQAAEQLLETVQKRKELGEEPALSEDTVCVGLAQIGGDDQVIQTMTLRQVASCDLGPPLHSLIITGQLHPLEVDMLRLSAVPDALAYLTVTNGSTS; this is encoded by the exons ATGCTTTACTTCGTCGGTCTGGGGTTGGGAAATGCTAAAGATATCACGGTAAAGGGACTAGAAGTCGTCCGACGGTGCTCCCGAGCCTACCTGGAAGCCTACACATCAGTTCTGACCGTGGGCAAAGAGGCATTG GAGGAGTTTTATGGCCGGGAGCTGATCCTGGCTGACAGAGAGCTGGTCGAGCAGCAGGCGGAGGAGATCCTGAAGGGGGCCGACATCAACGATGTGGCCTTTCTAGTGGTGGGAGACCCGTTTGG TGCCACCACCCACAGTGACCTGGTCCTGAGAGCAGTGAATGCTGGGATACCGTACAAGGTCATCCACAATGCCTCCATTATGAACGCTGTGGGCTGTTGTGGGCTGCAG CTGTACAACTTTGGGGAGACTGTATCCATCGTGTTTTGGACTGACACTTGGAAACCTGAAAGTTTCTACGACAAGATCAGGAAGAACCGGGCCATGGGGATGCACTCTCTCTGCCTGCTGG ATATCAAAGTCAAAGAGCAGACCATTGAAAACCTGATGAG AGGGCGGAAGATCTACGAGCCCCCATGGTACATGACAGTCAACCAAGCAGCAGAGCAGCTCCTGGAGACTGTCCAGAAGAGGAAGGAGCTTGGAGAGGAACCGG CTCTGAGCGAGGACACCGTCTGCGTGGGTCTGGCCCAGATTGGTGGTGATGACCAAGTCATCCAGACTATGACTCTACGTCAGGTGGCATCATGTGACCTGGGCCCTCCCCTGCACTCCCTAATCATCACCGGTCAGCTCCACCCACTGGAGGTGGACATGCTCCGTCTGTCTGCTGTACCCGATGCACTTGCATACCTTACAGTGACTAATGGCTCCACCTCCTAA
- the dph5 gene encoding diphthine methyl ester synthase isoform X2 — MLYFVGLGLGNAKDITVKGLEVVRRCSRAYLEAYTSVLTVGKEALEFYGRELILADRELVEQQAEEILKGADINDVAFLVVGDPFGATTHSDLVLRAVNAGIPYKVIHNASIMNAVGCCGLQLYNFGETVSIVFWTDTWKPESFYDKIRKNRAMGMHSLCLLDIKVKEQTIENLMRGRKIYEPPWYMTVNQAAEQLLETVQKRKELGEEPALSEDTVCVGLAQIGGDDQVIQTMTLRQVASCDLGPPLHSLIITGQLHPLEVDMLRLSAVPDALAYLTVTNGSTS, encoded by the exons ATGCTTTACTTCGTCGGTCTGGGGTTGGGAAATGCTAAAGATATCACGGTAAAGGGACTAGAAGTCGTCCGACGGTGCTCCCGAGCCTACCTGGAAGCCTACACATCAGTTCTGACCGTGGGCAAAGAGGCATTG GAGTTTTATGGCCGGGAGCTGATCCTGGCTGACAGAGAGCTGGTCGAGCAGCAGGCGGAGGAGATCCTGAAGGGGGCCGACATCAACGATGTGGCCTTTCTAGTGGTGGGAGACCCGTTTGG TGCCACCACCCACAGTGACCTGGTCCTGAGAGCAGTGAATGCTGGGATACCGTACAAGGTCATCCACAATGCCTCCATTATGAACGCTGTGGGCTGTTGTGGGCTGCAG CTGTACAACTTTGGGGAGACTGTATCCATCGTGTTTTGGACTGACACTTGGAAACCTGAAAGTTTCTACGACAAGATCAGGAAGAACCGGGCCATGGGGATGCACTCTCTCTGCCTGCTGG ATATCAAAGTCAAAGAGCAGACCATTGAAAACCTGATGAG AGGGCGGAAGATCTACGAGCCCCCATGGTACATGACAGTCAACCAAGCAGCAGAGCAGCTCCTGGAGACTGTCCAGAAGAGGAAGGAGCTTGGAGAGGAACCGG CTCTGAGCGAGGACACCGTCTGCGTGGGTCTGGCCCAGATTGGTGGTGATGACCAAGTCATCCAGACTATGACTCTACGTCAGGTGGCATCATGTGACCTGGGCCCTCCCCTGCACTCCCTAATCATCACCGGTCAGCTCCACCCACTGGAGGTGGACATGCTCCGTCTGTCTGCTGTACCCGATGCACTTGCATACCTTACAGTGACTAATGGCTCCACCTCCTAA